A window of Solea solea chromosome 18, fSolSol10.1, whole genome shotgun sequence contains these coding sequences:
- the LOC131445056 gene encoding ensconsin-like isoform X1: protein MGEKDGQASDAGGCSLTQHTLKVGPFSSRTIESQKKGNAWGRTENGSNIKPKSRAKKTASPVNKSVQIHNTVSPQATAAANGQNIDERLRAARERREEQQRLIASRELSRLEREQRAKRYHEQQVEERKKKLLEQRLREERRRAAVEEKRRQRLQEEKERYESVVRRTLEKSQRAQKSLSQDSRGRKVAKNVPRRLPLTTWEKNLVSRLLTPTYSYLARSKSAGCRSGEEVVPVCRRAVSFHSITTTPHKPQQHSSSVQKKRSVSPSPSDRRLNLAQIRTAKQPDIVKKNSNRSSSIRSPGLNSSVTPVTQSKKASPSPDRTPRRSVSRRSTPLQLELPPVPEEGVAVRSSVLARGNTRPVRTSARGQTGNMKEENAAPVAPSLNLPHIKSEHVTGKVADKNTPQVPPHPAPQPPEVVSRPSAGTTDKEEASRLLAEKRREARLQREREEQVRLQKEEAERQSREELEHRRAEERARQQAEAQRLIEEKRRREEEEQRGAEEERAQAMKEAALLQKQREEEQAREMEKAEKMKEERDMLAQKEEAARQERKKRLEEIMRRTRRTDSPDTRSLPVRILPNEAQPKENTEPVHSNNNIEHVVKLPVGTKSSQLGLSNEEDMVPVVAFKERRSLRTLTGLEKIQTHQRAEVI, encoded by the exons ATGGGTGAGAAGG ATGGACAAGCATCTGATGCAGGAGGCTGTTCCCTCACACAGCACACTCTGAAAGTG GGACCTTTTTCTTCCCGTACCATTGAGAGCCAGAAGAAGGGGAATGCATGGGGAAGAACAG AAAATGGCTCTAATATCAAACCGAAATCACGGGCAAAGAAAACGGCCTCCCCTGTCAACAAGTCTGTCCAAATCCACAACACAGTTTCTCCACAGGCCACTGCAG CGGCGAATGGACAAAATATTGACGAGAGGCTGAGAGCagcaagagaaagaagagaagagcagCAGAGGTTAATTG CCTCTCGGGAACTGAGCAGGTTGGAGCGGGAGCAGCGAGCCAAGCGTTACCATGAACAACAAGTGGAGGAGCGCAAGAAGAAGCTCCTGGAGCAAAGGCTCCGTGAGGAGAGGAGGCGAGCCGCTGTGGAAGAGAAGCGCAGGCAgaggctgcaggaggagaaa GAGCGATATGAATCTGTAGTGCGCAGGACGCTGGAGAAGAGTCAAAGGGCCCAAAAGTCTCTCAGTCAAGACTCAAGAGGAAGGAAGGTTGCTAAGAATG TTCCACGTCGCTTACCACTGACAACATGGGAGAAGAATTTGGTCAGTCGCCTCCTTACCCCCACTTACTCTTATCTGGCCAGGAGCAAGAGTGCTGGGTGTCGTTCAGGAGAAGAAG TTGTCCCTGTTTGTCGCCGTGCAGTTTCATTCCACTCCATCACCACCACCCCTCACAAACCACAGCAACACTCCAGCTCAGTCCAAAAGAAGCGGTCGGTCTCACCGAGTCCCAGCGACAGACGCCTCAATCTGGCACAG ATCAGAACAGCAAAACAGCCAGATATTGTTAAGAAGAATTCAAACAGGAGCTCAAGTATTCGATCACCTGGCCTCAACTCTAGTGTGACACCAGTTACACAAAGCAAAAAGGCCTCTCCCTCACCAGATAG GACTCCTCGGAGATCGGTCAGCAGACGCTCAACCCCGCTGCAGCTCGAGCTCCCACCTGTTCCCGAGGAAGGTGTTGCTGTTCGTAGCTCTGTCCTCGCGCGTGGGAACACGAGGCCTGTCAGGACGTCGGCTAGAGGTCAGACGGGGAATATGAAGGAAGAAAATGCAGCGCCAGTGGCTCCAAGTCTGAACCTGCCCCACATTAAGAGTGAGCATGTTACAGGAAAAGTGGCAGATAAAA ATACTCCCCAGGTGCCTCCTCATCCAGCTCCCCAGCCTCCTGAAGTTGTAAGCAGGCCCTCAGCTGGGACTACAGACAAGGAGGAGGCCTCTCGTCTCCTGGctgagaagaggagagaggctaGACTGCAAcgggagagggaggagcaggTGCGTCTGCagaaagaggaggcagagag GCAGAGCCGTGAGGAGCTGGAGcacaggagagcagaggagcgaGCACGACAGCAGGCTGAGGCTCAGCGCCTAatagaggagaagaggagaagggaggaagaggagcagagaggagctgaggaagagAGAGCTCAGGCCATGAAGGAAGCCGCCCTTCTGCAGAAACAG agagaggaggagcaggccaGAGAGATGGAGAAGGCAGAGAAGATGAAAGAAGAGCGAGACATGCTTGCTCAAAAAGAAGAGGCTGCGcgccaagaaagaaaaaag CGACTTGAGGAGATCATGCGGAGGACTAGAAGGACAGATTCTCCAGATACG AGATCTTTGCCAGTCAGGATCTTACCAAATGAAGCCCAAccaaaggaaaacacagagcctgtgcacagcaacaacaacatagaGCATGTGGTCAAGTTGCCAGTGGGCACCAAGTCCTCACAGCTGGGGCTGAGCAATGAGGAGGACATGGTTCCTGTTGTGGCCTTCAAAGAGCGCAGGTCTCTCCGGACGCTCACCGGACTGGAGAAAATCCAGACTCACCAACGAGCAG AGGTCATCTGA
- the LOC131445056 gene encoding ensconsin-like isoform X3, with protein sequence MGEKDGQASDAGGCSLTQHTLKVGPFSSRTIESQKKGNAWGRTENGSNIKPKSRAKKTASPVNKSVQIHNTVSPQATAAANGQNIDERLRAARERREEQQRLIASRELSRLEREQRAKRYHEQQVEERKKKLLEQRLREERRRAAVEEKRRQRLQEEKERYESVVRRTLEKSQRAQKSLSQDSRGRKVAKNVPRRLPLTTWEKNLVSRLLTPTYSYLARSKSAGCRSGEEVSFHSITTTPHKPQQHSSSVQKKRSVSPSPSDRRLNLAQIRTAKQPDIVKKNSNRSSSIRSPGLNSSVTPVTQSKKASPSPDRTPRRSVSRRSTPLQLELPPVPEEGVAVRSSVLARGNTRPVRTSARGQTGNMKEENAAPVAPSLNLPHIKSEHVTGKVADKNTPQVPPHPAPQPPEVVSRPSAGTTDKEEASRLLAEKRREARLQREREEQVRLQKEEAERQSREELEHRRAEERARQQAEAQRLIEEKRRREEEEQRGAEEERAQAMKEAALLQKQREEEQAREMEKAEKMKEERDMLAQKEEAARQERKKRLEEIMRRTRRTDSPDTRSLPVRILPNEAQPKENTEPVHSNNNIEHVVKLPVGTKSSQLGLSNEEDMVPVVAFKERRSLRTLTGLEKIQTHQRAEVI encoded by the exons ATGGGTGAGAAGG ATGGACAAGCATCTGATGCAGGAGGCTGTTCCCTCACACAGCACACTCTGAAAGTG GGACCTTTTTCTTCCCGTACCATTGAGAGCCAGAAGAAGGGGAATGCATGGGGAAGAACAG AAAATGGCTCTAATATCAAACCGAAATCACGGGCAAAGAAAACGGCCTCCCCTGTCAACAAGTCTGTCCAAATCCACAACACAGTTTCTCCACAGGCCACTGCAG CGGCGAATGGACAAAATATTGACGAGAGGCTGAGAGCagcaagagaaagaagagaagagcagCAGAGGTTAATTG CCTCTCGGGAACTGAGCAGGTTGGAGCGGGAGCAGCGAGCCAAGCGTTACCATGAACAACAAGTGGAGGAGCGCAAGAAGAAGCTCCTGGAGCAAAGGCTCCGTGAGGAGAGGAGGCGAGCCGCTGTGGAAGAGAAGCGCAGGCAgaggctgcaggaggagaaa GAGCGATATGAATCTGTAGTGCGCAGGACGCTGGAGAAGAGTCAAAGGGCCCAAAAGTCTCTCAGTCAAGACTCAAGAGGAAGGAAGGTTGCTAAGAATG TTCCACGTCGCTTACCACTGACAACATGGGAGAAGAATTTGGTCAGTCGCCTCCTTACCCCCACTTACTCTTATCTGGCCAGGAGCAAGAGTGCTGGGTGTCGTTCAGGAGAAGAAG TTTCATTCCACTCCATCACCACCACCCCTCACAAACCACAGCAACACTCCAGCTCAGTCCAAAAGAAGCGGTCGGTCTCACCGAGTCCCAGCGACAGACGCCTCAATCTGGCACAG ATCAGAACAGCAAAACAGCCAGATATTGTTAAGAAGAATTCAAACAGGAGCTCAAGTATTCGATCACCTGGCCTCAACTCTAGTGTGACACCAGTTACACAAAGCAAAAAGGCCTCTCCCTCACCAGATAG GACTCCTCGGAGATCGGTCAGCAGACGCTCAACCCCGCTGCAGCTCGAGCTCCCACCTGTTCCCGAGGAAGGTGTTGCTGTTCGTAGCTCTGTCCTCGCGCGTGGGAACACGAGGCCTGTCAGGACGTCGGCTAGAGGTCAGACGGGGAATATGAAGGAAGAAAATGCAGCGCCAGTGGCTCCAAGTCTGAACCTGCCCCACATTAAGAGTGAGCATGTTACAGGAAAAGTGGCAGATAAAA ATACTCCCCAGGTGCCTCCTCATCCAGCTCCCCAGCCTCCTGAAGTTGTAAGCAGGCCCTCAGCTGGGACTACAGACAAGGAGGAGGCCTCTCGTCTCCTGGctgagaagaggagagaggctaGACTGCAAcgggagagggaggagcaggTGCGTCTGCagaaagaggaggcagagag GCAGAGCCGTGAGGAGCTGGAGcacaggagagcagaggagcgaGCACGACAGCAGGCTGAGGCTCAGCGCCTAatagaggagaagaggagaagggaggaagaggagcagagaggagctgaggaagagAGAGCTCAGGCCATGAAGGAAGCCGCCCTTCTGCAGAAACAG agagaggaggagcaggccaGAGAGATGGAGAAGGCAGAGAAGATGAAAGAAGAGCGAGACATGCTTGCTCAAAAAGAAGAGGCTGCGcgccaagaaagaaaaaag CGACTTGAGGAGATCATGCGGAGGACTAGAAGGACAGATTCTCCAGATACG AGATCTTTGCCAGTCAGGATCTTACCAAATGAAGCCCAAccaaaggaaaacacagagcctgtgcacagcaacaacaacatagaGCATGTGGTCAAGTTGCCAGTGGGCACCAAGTCCTCACAGCTGGGGCTGAGCAATGAGGAGGACATGGTTCCTGTTGTGGCCTTCAAAGAGCGCAGGTCTCTCCGGACGCTCACCGGACTGGAGAAAATCCAGACTCACCAACGAGCAG AGGTCATCTGA
- the LOC131445056 gene encoding MAP7 domain-containing protein 2-like isoform X4, with translation MGEKDGQASDAGGCSLTQHTLKVGPFSSRTIESQKKGNAWGRTENGSNIKPKSRAKKTASPVNKSVQIHNTVSPQATAAANGQNIDERLRAARERREEQQRLIASRELSRLEREQRAKRYHEQQVEERKKKLLEQRLREERRRAAVEEKRRQRLQEEKERYESVVRRTLEKSQRAQKSLSQDSRGRKVAKNVSFHSITTTPHKPQQHSSSVQKKRSVSPSPSDRRLNLAQIRTAKQPDIVKKNSNRSSSIRSPGLNSSVTPVTQSKKASPSPDRTPRRSVSRRSTPLQLELPPVPEEGVAVRSSVLARGNTRPVRTSARGQTGNMKEENAAPVAPSLNLPHIKSEHVTGKVADKNTPQVPPHPAPQPPEVVSRPSAGTTDKEEASRLLAEKRREARLQREREEQVRLQKEEAERQSREELEHRRAEERARQQAEAQRLIEEKRRREEEEQRGAEEERAQAMKEAALLQKQREEEQAREMEKAEKMKEERDMLAQKEEAARQERKKRLEEIMRRTRRTDSPDTRSLPVRILPNEAQPKENTEPVHSNNNIEHVVKLPVGTKSSQLGLSNEEDMVPVVAFKERRSLRTLTGLEKIQTHQRAEVI, from the exons ATGGGTGAGAAGG ATGGACAAGCATCTGATGCAGGAGGCTGTTCCCTCACACAGCACACTCTGAAAGTG GGACCTTTTTCTTCCCGTACCATTGAGAGCCAGAAGAAGGGGAATGCATGGGGAAGAACAG AAAATGGCTCTAATATCAAACCGAAATCACGGGCAAAGAAAACGGCCTCCCCTGTCAACAAGTCTGTCCAAATCCACAACACAGTTTCTCCACAGGCCACTGCAG CGGCGAATGGACAAAATATTGACGAGAGGCTGAGAGCagcaagagaaagaagagaagagcagCAGAGGTTAATTG CCTCTCGGGAACTGAGCAGGTTGGAGCGGGAGCAGCGAGCCAAGCGTTACCATGAACAACAAGTGGAGGAGCGCAAGAAGAAGCTCCTGGAGCAAAGGCTCCGTGAGGAGAGGAGGCGAGCCGCTGTGGAAGAGAAGCGCAGGCAgaggctgcaggaggagaaa GAGCGATATGAATCTGTAGTGCGCAGGACGCTGGAGAAGAGTCAAAGGGCCCAAAAGTCTCTCAGTCAAGACTCAAGAGGAAGGAAGGTTGCTAAGAATG TTTCATTCCACTCCATCACCACCACCCCTCACAAACCACAGCAACACTCCAGCTCAGTCCAAAAGAAGCGGTCGGTCTCACCGAGTCCCAGCGACAGACGCCTCAATCTGGCACAG ATCAGAACAGCAAAACAGCCAGATATTGTTAAGAAGAATTCAAACAGGAGCTCAAGTATTCGATCACCTGGCCTCAACTCTAGTGTGACACCAGTTACACAAAGCAAAAAGGCCTCTCCCTCACCAGATAG GACTCCTCGGAGATCGGTCAGCAGACGCTCAACCCCGCTGCAGCTCGAGCTCCCACCTGTTCCCGAGGAAGGTGTTGCTGTTCGTAGCTCTGTCCTCGCGCGTGGGAACACGAGGCCTGTCAGGACGTCGGCTAGAGGTCAGACGGGGAATATGAAGGAAGAAAATGCAGCGCCAGTGGCTCCAAGTCTGAACCTGCCCCACATTAAGAGTGAGCATGTTACAGGAAAAGTGGCAGATAAAA ATACTCCCCAGGTGCCTCCTCATCCAGCTCCCCAGCCTCCTGAAGTTGTAAGCAGGCCCTCAGCTGGGACTACAGACAAGGAGGAGGCCTCTCGTCTCCTGGctgagaagaggagagaggctaGACTGCAAcgggagagggaggagcaggTGCGTCTGCagaaagaggaggcagagag GCAGAGCCGTGAGGAGCTGGAGcacaggagagcagaggagcgaGCACGACAGCAGGCTGAGGCTCAGCGCCTAatagaggagaagaggagaagggaggaagaggagcagagaggagctgaggaagagAGAGCTCAGGCCATGAAGGAAGCCGCCCTTCTGCAGAAACAG agagaggaggagcaggccaGAGAGATGGAGAAGGCAGAGAAGATGAAAGAAGAGCGAGACATGCTTGCTCAAAAAGAAGAGGCTGCGcgccaagaaagaaaaaag CGACTTGAGGAGATCATGCGGAGGACTAGAAGGACAGATTCTCCAGATACG AGATCTTTGCCAGTCAGGATCTTACCAAATGAAGCCCAAccaaaggaaaacacagagcctgtgcacagcaacaacaacatagaGCATGTGGTCAAGTTGCCAGTGGGCACCAAGTCCTCACAGCTGGGGCTGAGCAATGAGGAGGACATGGTTCCTGTTGTGGCCTTCAAAGAGCGCAGGTCTCTCCGGACGCTCACCGGACTGGAGAAAATCCAGACTCACCAACGAGCAG AGGTCATCTGA
- the LOC131445056 gene encoding ensconsin-like isoform X5: MGEKDGQASDAGGCSLTQHTLKVGPFSSRTIESQKKGNAWGRTENGSNIKPKSRAKKTASPVNKSVQIHNTVSPQATAAANGQNIDERLRAARERREEQQRLIASRELSRLEREQRAKRYHEQQVEERKKKLLEQRLREERRRAAVEEKRRQRLQEEKERYESVVRRTLEKSQRAQKSLSQDSRGRKVAKNVPRRLPLTTWEKNLVSRLLTPTYSYLARSKSAGCRSGEEVVPVCRRAVSFHSITTTPHKPQQHSSSVQKKRSVSPSPSDRRLNLAQIRTAKQPDIVKKNSNRSSSIRSPGLNSSVTPVTQSKKASPSPDRTPRRSVSRRSTPLQLELPPVPEEGVAVRSSVLARGNTRPVRTSARGQTGNMKEENAAPVAPSLNLPHIKSEHVTGKVADKNTPQVPPHPAPQPPEVVSRPSAGTTDKEEASRLLAEKRREARLQREREEQVRLQKEEAERQSREELEHRRAEERARQQAEAQRLIEEKRRREEEEQRGAEEERAQAMKEAALLQKQREEEQAREMEKAEKMKEERDMLAQKEEAARQERKKAT; encoded by the exons ATGGGTGAGAAGG ATGGACAAGCATCTGATGCAGGAGGCTGTTCCCTCACACAGCACACTCTGAAAGTG GGACCTTTTTCTTCCCGTACCATTGAGAGCCAGAAGAAGGGGAATGCATGGGGAAGAACAG AAAATGGCTCTAATATCAAACCGAAATCACGGGCAAAGAAAACGGCCTCCCCTGTCAACAAGTCTGTCCAAATCCACAACACAGTTTCTCCACAGGCCACTGCAG CGGCGAATGGACAAAATATTGACGAGAGGCTGAGAGCagcaagagaaagaagagaagagcagCAGAGGTTAATTG CCTCTCGGGAACTGAGCAGGTTGGAGCGGGAGCAGCGAGCCAAGCGTTACCATGAACAACAAGTGGAGGAGCGCAAGAAGAAGCTCCTGGAGCAAAGGCTCCGTGAGGAGAGGAGGCGAGCCGCTGTGGAAGAGAAGCGCAGGCAgaggctgcaggaggagaaa GAGCGATATGAATCTGTAGTGCGCAGGACGCTGGAGAAGAGTCAAAGGGCCCAAAAGTCTCTCAGTCAAGACTCAAGAGGAAGGAAGGTTGCTAAGAATG TTCCACGTCGCTTACCACTGACAACATGGGAGAAGAATTTGGTCAGTCGCCTCCTTACCCCCACTTACTCTTATCTGGCCAGGAGCAAGAGTGCTGGGTGTCGTTCAGGAGAAGAAG TTGTCCCTGTTTGTCGCCGTGCAGTTTCATTCCACTCCATCACCACCACCCCTCACAAACCACAGCAACACTCCAGCTCAGTCCAAAAGAAGCGGTCGGTCTCACCGAGTCCCAGCGACAGACGCCTCAATCTGGCACAG ATCAGAACAGCAAAACAGCCAGATATTGTTAAGAAGAATTCAAACAGGAGCTCAAGTATTCGATCACCTGGCCTCAACTCTAGTGTGACACCAGTTACACAAAGCAAAAAGGCCTCTCCCTCACCAGATAG GACTCCTCGGAGATCGGTCAGCAGACGCTCAACCCCGCTGCAGCTCGAGCTCCCACCTGTTCCCGAGGAAGGTGTTGCTGTTCGTAGCTCTGTCCTCGCGCGTGGGAACACGAGGCCTGTCAGGACGTCGGCTAGAGGTCAGACGGGGAATATGAAGGAAGAAAATGCAGCGCCAGTGGCTCCAAGTCTGAACCTGCCCCACATTAAGAGTGAGCATGTTACAGGAAAAGTGGCAGATAAAA ATACTCCCCAGGTGCCTCCTCATCCAGCTCCCCAGCCTCCTGAAGTTGTAAGCAGGCCCTCAGCTGGGACTACAGACAAGGAGGAGGCCTCTCGTCTCCTGGctgagaagaggagagaggctaGACTGCAAcgggagagggaggagcaggTGCGTCTGCagaaagaggaggcagagag GCAGAGCCGTGAGGAGCTGGAGcacaggagagcagaggagcgaGCACGACAGCAGGCTGAGGCTCAGCGCCTAatagaggagaagaggagaagggaggaagaggagcagagaggagctgaggaagagAGAGCTCAGGCCATGAAGGAAGCCGCCCTTCTGCAGAAACAG agagaggaggagcaggccaGAGAGATGGAGAAGGCAGAGAAGATGAAAGAAGAGCGAGACATGCTTGCTCAAAAAGAAGAGGCTGCGcgccaagaaagaaaaaa AGCGACTTGA
- the LOC131445056 gene encoding ensconsin-like isoform X2, producing MPASVSSMAVQKKQIVIPPSQGPFSSRTIESQKKGNAWGRTENGSNIKPKSRAKKTASPVNKSVQIHNTVSPQATAAANGQNIDERLRAARERREEQQRLIASRELSRLEREQRAKRYHEQQVEERKKKLLEQRLREERRRAAVEEKRRQRLQEEKERYESVVRRTLEKSQRAQKSLSQDSRGRKVAKNVPRRLPLTTWEKNLVSRLLTPTYSYLARSKSAGCRSGEEVVPVCRRAVSFHSITTTPHKPQQHSSSVQKKRSVSPSPSDRRLNLAQIRTAKQPDIVKKNSNRSSSIRSPGLNSSVTPVTQSKKASPSPDRTPRRSVSRRSTPLQLELPPVPEEGVAVRSSVLARGNTRPVRTSARGQTGNMKEENAAPVAPSLNLPHIKSEHVTGKVADKNTPQVPPHPAPQPPEVVSRPSAGTTDKEEASRLLAEKRREARLQREREEQVRLQKEEAERQSREELEHRRAEERARQQAEAQRLIEEKRRREEEEQRGAEEERAQAMKEAALLQKQREEEQAREMEKAEKMKEERDMLAQKEEAARQERKKRLEEIMRRTRRTDSPDTRSLPVRILPNEAQPKENTEPVHSNNNIEHVVKLPVGTKSSQLGLSNEEDMVPVVAFKERRSLRTLTGLEKIQTHQRAEVI from the exons ATGCCAGCCTCAGTCTCTAGCATGGCTGTGCAGAAGAAACAGATTGTCATCCCTCCATCGCAGGGACCTTTTTCTTCCCGTACCATTGAGAGCCAGAAGAAGGGGAATGCATGGGGAAGAACAG AAAATGGCTCTAATATCAAACCGAAATCACGGGCAAAGAAAACGGCCTCCCCTGTCAACAAGTCTGTCCAAATCCACAACACAGTTTCTCCACAGGCCACTGCAG CGGCGAATGGACAAAATATTGACGAGAGGCTGAGAGCagcaagagaaagaagagaagagcagCAGAGGTTAATTG CCTCTCGGGAACTGAGCAGGTTGGAGCGGGAGCAGCGAGCCAAGCGTTACCATGAACAACAAGTGGAGGAGCGCAAGAAGAAGCTCCTGGAGCAAAGGCTCCGTGAGGAGAGGAGGCGAGCCGCTGTGGAAGAGAAGCGCAGGCAgaggctgcaggaggagaaa GAGCGATATGAATCTGTAGTGCGCAGGACGCTGGAGAAGAGTCAAAGGGCCCAAAAGTCTCTCAGTCAAGACTCAAGAGGAAGGAAGGTTGCTAAGAATG TTCCACGTCGCTTACCACTGACAACATGGGAGAAGAATTTGGTCAGTCGCCTCCTTACCCCCACTTACTCTTATCTGGCCAGGAGCAAGAGTGCTGGGTGTCGTTCAGGAGAAGAAG TTGTCCCTGTTTGTCGCCGTGCAGTTTCATTCCACTCCATCACCACCACCCCTCACAAACCACAGCAACACTCCAGCTCAGTCCAAAAGAAGCGGTCGGTCTCACCGAGTCCCAGCGACAGACGCCTCAATCTGGCACAG ATCAGAACAGCAAAACAGCCAGATATTGTTAAGAAGAATTCAAACAGGAGCTCAAGTATTCGATCACCTGGCCTCAACTCTAGTGTGACACCAGTTACACAAAGCAAAAAGGCCTCTCCCTCACCAGATAG GACTCCTCGGAGATCGGTCAGCAGACGCTCAACCCCGCTGCAGCTCGAGCTCCCACCTGTTCCCGAGGAAGGTGTTGCTGTTCGTAGCTCTGTCCTCGCGCGTGGGAACACGAGGCCTGTCAGGACGTCGGCTAGAGGTCAGACGGGGAATATGAAGGAAGAAAATGCAGCGCCAGTGGCTCCAAGTCTGAACCTGCCCCACATTAAGAGTGAGCATGTTACAGGAAAAGTGGCAGATAAAA ATACTCCCCAGGTGCCTCCTCATCCAGCTCCCCAGCCTCCTGAAGTTGTAAGCAGGCCCTCAGCTGGGACTACAGACAAGGAGGAGGCCTCTCGTCTCCTGGctgagaagaggagagaggctaGACTGCAAcgggagagggaggagcaggTGCGTCTGCagaaagaggaggcagagag GCAGAGCCGTGAGGAGCTGGAGcacaggagagcagaggagcgaGCACGACAGCAGGCTGAGGCTCAGCGCCTAatagaggagaagaggagaagggaggaagaggagcagagaggagctgaggaagagAGAGCTCAGGCCATGAAGGAAGCCGCCCTTCTGCAGAAACAG agagaggaggagcaggccaGAGAGATGGAGAAGGCAGAGAAGATGAAAGAAGAGCGAGACATGCTTGCTCAAAAAGAAGAGGCTGCGcgccaagaaagaaaaaag CGACTTGAGGAGATCATGCGGAGGACTAGAAGGACAGATTCTCCAGATACG AGATCTTTGCCAGTCAGGATCTTACCAAATGAAGCCCAAccaaaggaaaacacagagcctgtgcacagcaacaacaacatagaGCATGTGGTCAAGTTGCCAGTGGGCACCAAGTCCTCACAGCTGGGGCTGAGCAATGAGGAGGACATGGTTCCTGTTGTGGCCTTCAAAGAGCGCAGGTCTCTCCGGACGCTCACCGGACTGGAGAAAATCCAGACTCACCAACGAGCAG AGGTCATCTGA